GCCTGTCGGAAGAAAAGAACGCCGCGCTCACCAAGGCGATGAACCGCGAGGGGTTCAAGGTGGCCTAGCGCCCCAGGTCCGATACCCGCTTGCGCTCGTCGGCGGGGATCAGCCCCTCAAGCACTGCCCAGAACCCCCCGACCGCCGCCTGTCCCGCCGAGGAATAGGCGGCGGTCATCTTTTCGCGGAGTGCGTCGAACAGTTCCGCTTCCAATTTCGTGCCCTCGGGCGTCAGCCGCAGCAGGCGTTGGCGGCGATCTTCGCGCCCCGGCCGCGTCTCGATCAGGCCGCGTTCGGTCAGGTCGGTCAGCACGCGCCCAAGCGACTGCTTGGTGATTGCGAGCAGCGAGATCAGCTCGCCCACCGTGATGTCGGGCTGGCGCGCGACGAAGTAGAGCGACCGGTGATGCGCGCGGCCCAGCCCCTGCGCCGCCAGCCCCTCGTCGATCGAGCGGGTGAGGTGGCTGTAGCCGAAATAGAGCATTTCGACGCCGCGCCGGATCTCGGCTTCGCGCAGGAATAGCGGGGACGCAGTTGGGACAGCCATGTTGACCTGTTTTGCCATCGGCCTTAGGCGTGCGCAACGGTAGATTCCGGGTCAATTCGGGAGAGTGATGTGAGCAGCCTGTTCCACGTTGAAGCCAATCCGGCTCCGGTCGATGCGAACGAGCGGACGCGCCTCCTTGCCGATCCGGGCTTCGGAAAGCTGTTCACCGATCATATGGCGATGATCCGCTGGTCGGACGCAAAGGGTTGGCACGACGCGAAAATCACCGCGCGCGCACCCCTGACGCTCGATCCCGCAACCGCCGTGCTGCACTATGCGCAGGAGATTTTCGAGGGGCTCAAGGCCTATCGCCTCGGCGATGGCGGGACCGCGCTGTTCCGCCCCGAGGAGAATGCCCGCCGCTTCCGCGAATCGGCGCGGCGCATGGCGATGCCCGAACTGCCCGACGAGCTGTTCATCGGCTCGCTCGAGGCGCTGGTCGCCGCCGACCGCGACTGGATTCCGACGCTTGAGGGCGGGTCGCTCTATCTGCGCCCGTTCATGTTCGCGAGCGAGGTGTTCCTGGGGGGTGAAGCCCGCGAGCGAATATCTCTACCTCGTCATCGCATCGCCCGCCGGTGCCTATTTCAAGAGCGGGGCGAAGGCGGTGACGATCTGGGTCTCCGACCATTACACCCGCGCCGCGCCGGGCGGTACGGGGGCGGCCAAGTGTGGTGGCAACTATGCCGCCAGCCTGGTCGCGCAGGCCGAGGCGATCAAGCAGGGCTGCGACCAGGTCGTGTTCCTCGACGCGGCTGAGCGCCGCTGGGTGGAGGAACTGGGCGGCATGAACCTGTTCTTCGTGTTCGACGATGGCAGCATCGTCACCCCGCCGCTGACCGGCACGATCCTGCCCGGAATCACGCGCGAGTCGATCATCGCGCTGGCGCGGGAGCAGGGGATCACGGTGCGTGAGGAGCCCTATGCGATCGACCAGTGGGAGGCGGATGCGAACAGCGGTCGGCTGGTCGAAACCTTTGCCTGCGGCACCGCGGCGGTGGTCACCCCGGTCGGCCAGGTGAAGAGCCGCGACGGCGGCTTCACCATCGGCAGCGGCGGCCCGGGACAGGTGACCGAAGCGCTCAAGGCACGCCTGACCGCGATCCAGCGCGGCGAAGCGCCCGACCCGCATGGCTGGGTGCATCGGTTCGGTTAAATCCTCTTTTCAGCGGCGGCGCGGCGCTCTAAGGGCGTCGCTTCCGCGACATGTTGGGGCGTAGCCAAGCGGTAAGGCAGCGGTTTTTGGTACCGCCATGCGCTGGTTCGAATCCAGCCGCCCCAGCCATTCCCACCCGATCGATCTAGGGGCGGCCCGTGATGACGGTCGGTGTCTCGATCAGCAGCGTCCAGGGCGTCGGCAGGTAATCGAGCGACATATAGAAATAGAAGGCGCAGGAACCGTCGCGGCGGAACGTTGCGCCCTTGACGATTCCGAACGCGGCCGTTCCGCTGAACACCGGACCGCCGCTGTCGCCCTGTTTGCACGTCGGCCCCGCCACAGCGACCCAGGTGGGAAGGCAGAACCCGCCGCACAGCTCGCCCGATGGGGCGAAATCGAGCAGGGTCACTTCGGCGCAGCTGTACCCCGTGCTCTCGCCGCGATGGCAGACAAAGTCGCCCGCGCGGGTGCTCGGCTTGGTCCGCTGCACCTCGACCGGGCGCGCCACCGTCCGTGCGGTGTCGGCGAAGAACAGCGGGCGGGCGGGGGCGGGGCCGGCATGGATCTGAACGTCGTGATAGCCCCAGCCCCATTGCCCGACAAAGGCGAGCGGGGTCGCCTGGCGCTGCGGATCGATATAGCTGAGGTCGTCGAGGCAGTGGGCGGCGGTGGTGATGCCGGTGCGCGTGCCGTCGCCGACCAGAAAGCCGCTGGTGCAGCGATAGCGCTTGCCGCTGACCGGATCGGTCCCGTCGAGCCGCCCGCCGCCCTGTGGGCCGAGGTTGCGGTCCACATGATCGAGCGCGCGGACCCGGACCGGGACGCCGGTCAATTGTGTCAGCCGTGCGTCGAGCATCGCGGCTCCCCCTGCCTTCTCGACTGCGGCATTGCCCGCGATCACCACCAGCTCACCGGTACGCGGGTCGATGCCCATGGCGGGATAGCTGCCCAGCGCCGCGCGGATCGCGGCCTGGTGATGGGACAGCGCCCAAACCACGCGGTCGCGGCTAACCTTTGCTCCGGTGCGAAACTGAACCTGAACCCGCGTCGTCCCCGCCGTGATCCAGCGCGTGGGGACCGGCTGGTCGCCCGTCAGATAGACGATGAAGCGGTAGTCGGGACGATGCTGGACCGAGATTCCGGCGAGACGGTCGCGGTAGCGGTCGGCGATCGCGTCGATGACGGGAACGCTGTCCTGCTGCGCCGCGAGCCGCCGCACCGCTTCGGGCTGCGTAACGCCATAGGCGCGGGCATATTCGGCACCGTCCTGCGCCAGCGCGTCGTCGCGCGTCTGGGCGGTCTGCGCGGCTGCCGGGGTTGCGGCCAGCATCAGCGCGGCGGGCAGGAACAGGCGCGATGAGGTCGGGCGCATGGCTTCGCCTACATGAGCTGGGCGGCGGTGAGAAGCGGTTCAGCCGTCAGCGGATATGCCGGGGACCGCTTCGCGACCTCCCGGATTTCAAGGAACGCCCCGACCACTTGCGATCCATTGTTGGCGATGATAGCCGATCCATTCATGGCAATCGATTGCAGGTCGCAAGTCACTTCGCTCGCGGCCCTGTGACGGGAACGTTTTTCGGGAGGGGCGCGATGAGATTCGGGTTGAACGGAGGCGGTACCGCGCTGCTACTGGGTGCATTGTCGCTGATGTTCGCATCGACCGCGCAGGCCGGGGATCGCTGGATCAGCGCCTGGGGAACTGCGCAGCAGCTCGCACCCATGCCGCCGCCCCGGATGCCCCCCGCGACCCGAAGGCGAGACGCGTCCCGCGCCCCCGCCATCGGCACCGTCGCCGGTCCTTCCTACGCCCCAACGGCTGCACGACCAGACCGTGCGGATGATCGTGCGCCCCACGATCGGCGGCAGCGTCTTGCGCGTCCAGTTCTCCAACGCATCCGGGGGCGAGCCAGTCAGGATCGGACGGGCCGCGATCGCCAAGAGTGCCGGCGCCTCTGCGATCGTTGCCGGCACGTCGCGGGCGCTCAGCTTTGCGGGGCAAGCGGATGTGACGATCCAGCCCGGCGCGGTTGCGACCAGTGATCCCGTCAGCATCGACCTGGCGGCGTTCGAGCAGCTCGCGGTTTCGATCCATCTGCCTGCGGATACCGCCGTCAACACGCTTCATCCGCTGGGACTGCGTACCACCTACATCGTCAAGGGTGACCGAACCGGCGACACGGCGCTGAGCGGATCCGATACCAACCGATCCTATCTCTGGCTAACCGGCGTCGTGGTGGAGGCAGCCCCCGAGGCGGGGACGATCGTCGCGTTCGGGGATTCGATCACCGATGGCTATGGAACGACCCCGGACACGGGCCGCGCCTGGCCCGACCTGCTTGCCGATCGGCTGCAAAAAGATGCGCGAACCCGGCATCTCTCGGTCGTCAATATGGGCATTTCCGGCAATCGCGTGCGGCGCGACGGCGCTGGCCTGTCGGCACTGGCGCGCTTTGACCGCGACGTGCTGGCGCGGCCAGGGGTGCGATGGGTGATCCTGCTGGAAGGGATCAACGACATCAACTTCGCGGCGATACCGGGCATGCCGTCGAGTGAGGCGGTCACGGCGGAAGAACTGATCGCCGCCTATGCGCAGTTCATCGATCGGGCGCATCTGCACGGTATCAAGGTGATGGGCGCGACGATCGCGCCGACCGAGGGGCTGTGGCTGTACAGCGAGAAGACCGAGGCGCTGCGCGAGGCGGTCAACAGCTGGATCCGCACCAGCGGAAGGTTCGACGCGGTGGTCGATTTCGACGCCACGCTGCGCGACCCCGCGCGTCCGACGCGGCTGAACCCGGCCTATGACCCCGGCGATCATGTCCATCCGAACGACGCCGGCAATGCCGCGATGGCGGCGGCAGTGGACGTCGCGCGGTTCCTGAAGCCTTAGTTTGCAACCGGACATGCGCTTGTTGCAAAGGGGGGCACGGCAACCCTATCCCCTTGGCGTGCGGGGGAGGCGGAATTTGACGCGCAAGATCAAGACCATCTACGACCTCGCCGAACTTGCCGGGGTGTCGGCCGCGACCGTGTCGCGCGCGCTGGCCGGCAAGACGATGGTCAATTCAAAGACGTCGGAACGCATTCGCAAGCTCGCGGAAAAGCACGATTTCCGTCCCAGCGCGCTCGCCCGCAATTTGCGGACCAAGCAGCGCGGCGCGATCGGCGTTGTCGTGCCGCTGGGCCATGATCGCGGACAGCATCTGTCCGATCCGTTCTTCATGACGCTGATCGGCTATCTCGCCGACGAGTTGAGCGAGCGCGGGTTCGACCTGATGCTGTCGCGTGTCATTCCCAACCAGGACAATTGGCTGTCCCGGCTGATCGATGCCGACCGCGTCGACGGCTTCATCATCGTCGGCCAGTCGGATCAGTCGCAGGTGCTCGACCGGATCGCCGCCGACTATCTGCCGCTGGTCGCATGGGGCGGATTTGTCCAGGGGCAGATCCATTGTTCGGTGGGCACCGACAATTTCCTGGGCGGACGGCTGGCGACCCAGCATCTGATCGACCGCGGATGCCGCAAGATCGCGTTCTTGGGCAATACCCAGGCGATCGAACCGTCGCTGCGGCTCCAAGGCGCAAAGGCCGCGATCGGAGCGCACAACGACATCGTGCTGGTCGATGCCCCGACCCATTTTGCTTCGGAAGTCAGCGGGTCGGACATCGACACGTTTCTCGACCAGTCAGCTATCCTGCCCGACGGCATTTTCGCCGCGTCCGATCTGATCGCGCTGACCGCGATTCAGGTGCTGGCGACACGCGGCCTTTCGGTGCCGGGGGATGTGAAGGTGGTCGGTTATGACGATCTCTACCTCGCCCGCACGAGCGCACCGCCACTGTCCACCGTGCGCCAGAACCTTGCCGCAGGTGCGGCGCATCTGGTCGACAGCCTGATGAAGCGCATCGCCGGCGATGCGACCGGATCGACGATCCTCAATCCCGAACTCATCGTCCGCGAGTCCAGCTGATTGTTGCCAGGCCGGGCGCCCTACGACTTTGGTCGAGTTGACTTGCAATCGATTGCTAATAGGGTGTCGACATAGTGGACCCGAGTCCGAAGCGACCGGAAAACGTGTGGGAGAGTGTGATGCGGGCAAGGATCTCGGCATTTTGCGGCGCGGCTTTGCTCGCGATGGCGCCGCCCGCTGCATCCGCGCAGCAAGCCCCGACGCCACCTCCGCTCACTGCCGAGGATGAAGCGAAGCTCGCGCCGATCGCGCCGGAGCTGCGCGCGGGCGCGCGGCTGGCGCTGGGATTCTCCAAGATGATGGGCACGATTGACGAGGCGATGGTGCTGGCGTCGCGAAAGCGCGGCGGTGGTCCCCCGATCCCCCCGCGTCACGCCGATATTCCCGTGGTCGAGAAGATGATTCCCGGCCCGGTCGGTGCGCCGCAGGTGAAGTTGTTCGTCATCAACGCCAAGCCGGGGACCAGCCGTCCCGGTATCGTCCATACCCATGGCGGCGGCTACATCCTCGGCACCGCCGCGACCGATGTCCGCCGTCTTCAGGACATGGCGCGCGAGCTCGATGCGGTGATCGTCAGCGTCGAATATCGCCTTGCACCGGAAACGACCTATCAGGGGTCGATCGAGGACAATTATGCGGGCCTCAGCTGGATGTATCGCAATGCCGCCGAACTGGGTCTGGACCGCAGCCGCATTGCGGTGACCGGCGAGAGCGCGGGCGGGGGGCATGCGGCTCTGTTGGCCATTACCGCGCGCGACCGCGGAGAAATCCCCATCGCGTTTCAGGCATTGGTCTATCCCATGCTGGACGACCGCACCGGCGGGGCGGTGAAGCTGCCTGGCCATATCGCCACCGTGGGGTGGAGCGGGTTGGAAAACCAATATGGCTGGAAGGCGTTCCTGGGCCAGGAACCCGGAACCGACAAGGTGCCGGCGCGCGCCGTTCCAGCGCGCACGCAAAACCTTGCGGGACTGCCGCCCGCCTTCATCCAGGTCGGCGGGGTCGATCTCTTCGTCAGCGAGGATATCGACTATGCCCGGCGGCTGAACGAGGCCGGGGTGCCGACCGAATTGCAGGTTATTCCGGGGGCCTATCACGGCTTCGACCAGCTGTCGGCTGACTCGCCGCAAGCGAGGCAGTTCAACCGCGCGAAGATCGAGGCGCTGCGTCGCGCCTTTGCGCGCCCCGCCAAATAGGAACGACCGCAAAGGCTTGGCAACCGTTTGAGTGGCAAACGATTGCATTAGTCGCCTGTTGATTGAATAGCTGGAGGAACGCACGGGTCGGGCCGCTCCTTGACGACGTCCTCCGGCCTATTTATGCAATCGATTGAAAAAATAACCGGGGGAGAGGATAATGAAGCGTTTCTGCACGTCAGTCGCGGCCATTGCGGTCGCAAGCGTCTTGGGATCAGTGCCTGCCTTTGCGCAGAGCGACACAGGTCAGGAGGCCCGGGCACCCGCCGACGCCAGCTCGGACGAAGTGGTCGTCACCGCGCAAAAGGGCGGCGCGCAGGCGCTTCAGGAAGTCCCCCTCGCGATCCAGGCGTTCGATGGCGAGGAGCTGAAGGAGCGCAACATCAGCACCATCGGTGACCTGGTGTCGAGCGTGCCGGGCGCGTTCGAGGGGTTCCGTCAGTCCAACGGATCGCGCTTCTACAATCTGCGCGGCAGCGTCACGCAGAATGGCGACTCGCCGATCGGCTATTATCTCGACGACGCGCCGTTCATCGTCACCAATTTCGGCATCGCCCCGCCCGTGCGCTTCCTCGACATCGATCGCGTCGAAGTGCTGCGCGGGCCGCAGGGCACGCTCTATGGCCAGGGCTCGTCGGGCGGCGTGTTCATCTTCCGCACGCGCGACCCGAACCTCAAGGAATTCGATTACGCGTTCGAGGCGGAGGCATCGCAGACACGCGGTGCCGATGGCCTCAACTATGGCGTGGCCGGCGCGATCTCGGTGCCGATCGTCAAGGACATGCTCGCGGTGCGCGTCAGCGGCGGTTTCTCGCGCGATGCCGGCTGGGCCGACGCCTATTATGGCGCCTTCGACGGCACGCCCGACGAGACGGGGGTCAATGTCGCCAAGAATGACGATATCCGCGTCGTCGCGCTGTTCCGCCCGGCGGACAACGTGAACATCCGCGCGCAGTACTGGAAATTCCGCCCGCGCCAGGGCTTCACCGGATTCACCGCGTCGGTCAGCCCGCCCTATTTCCAGAACACTGCGGGGCAGGACGGCTTTTCGAATGGCGATTTCACGCTGTACAGCCTGACCGCGACGGTCGATTTCGACGCCTTCTCGATCACCAGCGCGACCAGCCAGCTCGACGGCGTGTTCGGGATCAACATCCCGCTCTCGCCCTCCGGCTCATTCTCGAGCCAGTTCCTGCCGAGCATGTTCGCGCAGGAATTGCGGGTGAACTCCAACGGCAGCGGGCCGTTCAAATGGCTGCTCGGCGCGTCCTACCAGAACGGGTCGGGGCCGCAGGAAAATACGCTGACCCTTCCGGGCCTGGTCATCAACGCCGATAACGACACGCTGACCGAGAATTACGCATTCTTCGGCGAGGTCAGCTATGAGTTGTTCGACGGCAAGCTGGTCCCGCTGGTCGGGCTGCGGCAGTACCATGACGACCGCGCGTTCGCCGACGCGACCGAGACGCTGCCGACGACGAAGGACGTGACCACCTGGCGGGTCAATCTATCCTATCTGCCGAGCGACGATCTGACGATGTTCATCTCGGCGGCGACCGGCTTCCGTCCCGGCATCGTCCAGTCGCGCGTGCAGGTCCAGTCGGTCACCGGCGCGGGCGTGCCGACGGGCGTGACGCTGGAGCCGGAATCGTCGACCAACTATGAGTTCGGCGTGAAATGGCGCAGCGCCGACCGGTCGCTGAATATCGGCCTGAACCTGTATCAGCTCGAATATACCAACCTGCAGACGTCGGTCACCGGGTCGATCGCCAACGTCGACGGCTTTGCCAATTTCGGTGATGCGAAGACCAAGGGCGTCGATCTGGAGCTGCGCTGGAACACGCCGCTCAAGGGCTTCAATCTGGGCTTTGTCGGCAACTTCAACGACAGCAAATATACCCGCGTGAACCCGATCGTCGCGGCGGCCCAGCCACTGTTGCGGCCCGGCGCACGGCTGACCAACACGCTGTCGAACAACTTCCGTGTCGACCTGGGCTACAACGGCGACATTGCCAACAATGTGAACCTGTTCGGCAACCTCTCCTTGAGCCACAGCGGCGACCGGTTGCAGGGCAATGGGATCACCGCGCCGTCCTACAACGTGATGGCCCTGACGCTGGGCGTGCGGCACGGCCCGTATGAGCTGGCGCTGATCGGCAACAACCTGACCGACGAGCGTGGGCCGACCTTTGTCGGCACCAACGGCCCGTTGTCGGGGTCGGGGCCGACCCCGCGTACCATCGGCCTTCGTTTCCGGGTCACGCCCTGACCGGAAGCGGATTTGCGGGATGGGCGGGAGGCACTGCGCCTCCCGCTCTTTCCGTCGTACTACCTGTCGCATAACATGATGGATCGGAGAGCGGGATGAACGATCGGGCGGGACGCGACGGCGCGGCGACATTGCTCAAGGCGCTGGTCTTCCTGATGTTCGCGATGTTTGCGATGACCACCGACTCGGTCGGCACCGTCATCCCCGAGGTGATCCGCGAGTTTCAGCTGGGTCTGACCGCCGGCGGATCGTTCCAGTACGCGACCATGGCCGGGATCGGCATCTCCGCGATCGCGCTCGGTTTCCTGGCCGACCGGATCGGGCGCAAGGCGACGATCCTGATTGGCCTGGTCCTGTTCGGGGTCAGCTCGGCGCTGTTCGCCGCGGGACACAGCTTCCTGTTCTTCACCAGCCTGTTGTTCATGTCCGGCATCGGCATCGGCATTTTCAAGTCCGGCGCGCTGGCGCTGATCGGCGACCTGTCGCGCTCGACCGGCGAACATGCGCGGACGATGAATTTGATCGAGGGGTTTTTCGGCGTCGGCGCAATTATCGGGCCGGGCATCGTCGCCTATATGCTGCTCAACGGCGCGAGCTGGAAATGGGTGTACATCATCGCGGCGATGCTGTGCGCGCTGCTGGTGCTGGGATCGGCGGTTGCGCGTTTTCCAAGACCGATCATCACCCGTACCGAGCCGGTCCGCGCCAGCGAGGCGATCCGCATGGCCGGCGATCCGCCCGCGCGCTTCTTTGGCACTGCGCTGATGCTCTATGTCGGGGCGGAGGCGGCGATCTATGTCTGGGCGCCGACCTATCTCGCCGATTATTCGGGGTCGTGGCTGTGGCTGGCGGCCTATGTCGTGTCGATCTTCTTCGTGTTGCGCGCGGCAGGGCGGTTCCTCGGCGTATGGCTGCTCGCGCGCTATGACTGGGCAAGCGTGATCCTGGTGTGCAGCTCGGCGATGGCGGCGCTGTTCTGGATCGCGGTGATTGGCGGGCGGGAAGTGGCCATCTTTGCCCTGCCCGCGACCGGGCTGTTCATGTCGGTGCTGTATCCGACGATCAATTCGACCGGGATCAGCTGCTACGACAAGGGGCGGCATGGGTCGATCGCCGGGCTGCTGCTGTTCTTCACCTGTGTCAGCGCAGTGCTCGCGCCGCTCGCGATGGGCGCGCTTGGCGAGTGGTTGGCGGACAGCAGCTATGCGATCCTGCTGGGTGGTGTGTTCGCGACGCTGCTGGCGTTGCTGTGCGGCTGGAACAGGTCGCGCGCGCCGTTCGACGCGCTGCTCGCGCAGCGCGACGCCGACGATTATCGCGCCTAGGCCATATGGCGGTCGAGCCAGACGGCGAACAGCGCGGGCCAGTGGCTGACGGGCGTGTCGGGACGCCCAACGCCGAAGCCGTGATTGCCCGCTTCGAACAGATGCAGCTCGACCGGGCGGTTCGCCGCCTGCAGCGCGCGCAGCATGATCATGCTGTTCTCGGCCGGAACCGCCTTGTCGTCCAGCGCGTGGACGAGGAACACCGGCGGCGTCTGCACGGTGACATGTTGGGCGGGCGAGCGTTTGAAAATCAGCTCGGCGGAGGGCGTCGTTCCAAGCAGCCGCATCGCGGACTCGCCATGCGTTTCGGGCGCGGTGACGCTGATAACGGGATAGATCAGTGCCATTGCCGCGGGTCGGGCGTCGAGCGCATCGGTCGCGTCGCGCGGCGCATAGACCTGTTCTGCAAAGCCTGTGGCCAGCGTCGCGCCGAGATGCCCGCCGGCCGAAAATCCGACTGCGGCGACCTTGGCCGGGTCATAGCCATAGCGCGCGGCGTTGGCGCGGATCACGCGGATCGCGCGCTGTGCATCCTGCAACGGAACGTCTTCGCGCTTCGCCCAGCCTTCGTCGGGCAGGCGATAGGTGAGCACGAACACCGTATAGCCACGCGCGCTCATCGCGCGCGCGACATCGACGCCTTCGTTGAGGATCGACACGAACGTGTAGGCCCCGCCGGGGATCGACAGCAATGCGCGGCCATTCGACTTTTCCGGGCGGAACACGCGCAGCATCGGGGTTTCGATGTTGCGGACCATGATGTCGGGCCAATCGGTGGGGACCGCGCGGGCGGTGTAGCCGCCGCCGGGAGCGCCGTTCGGCCAGAGCGGAATCTGTTCGGCATCGATCCAGGCGCGGGGCATCGGTGGGAGCTTGGGGGAATTGCGCCGCCGCCGCGCCGTTTGCTTTGGCACCCAGCGCCGCGAGGCTGGTGGCTCCGGCGATGAATCCGCGTCGTCCGATGGGTCCGATCTTCACCTGCTTGCATCCTCCCGATCCGGGCAACGTATTTGCTTCTCCGGTCGCGCGATAGAAGCGCTTCGAGCCGGGGGTTGCAAGCTGTATTCACAATCGATTGCGAAACACATCCGAACACGTCAAGGAAGTTGCGTGGGCAAGAGACAGGGAGAGTGGAATTGATCCGGCAAGCTGATGTGGATTGCCCGACCGGGCGTGCCGGAGACGCCGCCATTCGCCCCGCGTGCCGTGGGCGGGCCGTCCGTTGAGCACGGCCGATACCACCCCGGTCGAGTTGACGGCCAAGCCGGTCGGAGCGGCGCTTTGGAGCCCCGACCATATCCGCGTACTCGCTGGACGTCGCCACGAGAGCGCGCCGCTGATCGGCGACGCGGATGTGGTGCGAATCGCGCCCGATCTAGACATCTGGGATGCCTGGCCGGTGCAGGACGCCGATGGGACGCCCTCCGCGCTGCCCGGTGGACAGACGCTATGGATGGCGCTCGGCGCGCCGCGTTTTCCCGATCCCGACGCGCGGCACGGCCATGCCCGGATCCACCTGATCCTGCGTGACGCAATGGGCTGGCGTTCGCTGGGCCCGGCAATGCCGGACAAGTTCGCGCCGGGAAGCCGCGAGTGGTCCGGCTCCGCGCTGCTTGCCCCGGATCGCCGCACCCTGACGCTGTTCTTCACCGCCACCGGGCGGCGCGGCGAGGCGGTGACGACGTTCGAGCAACGCCTGTTCCGGGCGGATGCGACGTTGACGCAGGAGGGCGGCTATCGCCTCACCGATTGGCGCGACCTGAGCGAGTTCGTGATCCGCGATTCTGCTCATTATATGGCGAGCGATGCCGGGAGCGGTGCGGTCGGCACGATCAAGGCGTTTCGTGACCCCGCCTATTTCCGTGACCCCCGCGACGGGCGGCACCACGTATTCTTCGCCGCTTCGTTGGCGGGCTCAATCTCCGCCTTCAACGGGGCGATCGGATGGGCGAGCGCGCGCGATAGCTCGCTGGCGGAATGGGACATCCAATCGCCACTGGTCAGCGCCGACACGCTCAACAACGAGCTGGAGCGGCCGCACGCGATCTTCCATCAGGGGCTCTACTACCTCTTCTGGTCGACCCAGCGGCACGTGTTCAACCCCGATGGCCCGACCGGCCCCACCGGGCTGTACGGCATGGTGAGCGACCGGATCGACGGCGGCTGGCGTCCGCTCAACGGCACGGGGCTGGTCTTCGCAAACCCTGACGCTGCGCCCAAACAGGCCTATAGCTGGCTGGTATTGCCCGATCTT
The genomic region above belongs to Sphingomonas sp. J315 and contains:
- a CDS encoding S1 family peptidase; this encodes MRPTSSRLFLPAALMLAATPAAAQTAQTRDDALAQDGAEYARAYGVTQPEAVRRLAAQQDSVPVIDAIADRYRDRLAGISVQHRPDYRFIVYLTGDQPVPTRWITAGTTRVQVQFRTGAKVSRDRVVWALSHHQAAIRAALGSYPAMGIDPRTGELVVIAGNAAVEKAGGAAMLDARLTQLTGVPVRVRALDHVDRNLGPQGGGRLDGTDPVSGKRYRCTSGFLVGDGTRTGITTAAHCLDDLSYIDPQRQATPLAFVGQWGWGYHDVQIHAGPAPARPLFFADTARTVARPVEVQRTKPSTRAGDFVCHRGESTGYSCAEVTLLDFAPSGELCGGFCLPTWVAVAGPTCKQGDSGGPVFSGTAAFGIVKGATFRRDGSCAFYFYMSLDYLPTPWTLLIETPTVITGRP
- a CDS encoding MFS transporter; protein product: MNDRAGRDGAATLLKALVFLMFAMFAMTTDSVGTVIPEVIREFQLGLTAGGSFQYATMAGIGISAIALGFLADRIGRKATILIGLVLFGVSSALFAAGHSFLFFTSLLFMSGIGIGIFKSGALALIGDLSRSTGEHARTMNLIEGFFGVGAIIGPGIVAYMLLNGASWKWVYIIAAMLCALLVLGSAVARFPRPIITRTEPVRASEAIRMAGDPPARFFGTALMLYVGAEAAIYVWAPTYLADYSGSWLWLAAYVVSIFFVLRAAGRFLGVWLLARYDWASVILVCSSAMAALFWIAVIGGREVAIFALPATGLFMSVLYPTINSTGISCYDKGRHGSIAGLLLFFTCVSAVLAPLAMGALGEWLADSSYAILLGGVFATLLALLCGWNRSRAPFDALLAQRDADDYRA
- a CDS encoding SGNH/GDSL hydrolase family protein, encoding MIVRPTIGGSVLRVQFSNASGGEPVRIGRAAIAKSAGASAIVAGTSRALSFAGQADVTIQPGAVATSDPVSIDLAAFEQLAVSIHLPADTAVNTLHPLGLRTTYIVKGDRTGDTALSGSDTNRSYLWLTGVVVEAAPEAGTIVAFGDSITDGYGTTPDTGRAWPDLLADRLQKDARTRHLSVVNMGISGNRVRRDGAGLSALARFDRDVLARPGVRWVILLEGINDINFAAIPGMPSSEAVTAEELIAAYAQFIDRAHLHGIKVMGATIAPTEGLWLYSEKTEALREAVNSWIRTSGRFDAVVDFDATLRDPARPTRLNPAYDPGDHVHPNDAGNAAMAAAVDVARFLKP
- a CDS encoding alpha/beta hydrolase is translated as MRARISAFCGAALLAMAPPAASAQQAPTPPPLTAEDEAKLAPIAPELRAGARLALGFSKMMGTIDEAMVLASRKRGGGPPIPPRHADIPVVEKMIPGPVGAPQVKLFVINAKPGTSRPGIVHTHGGGYILGTAATDVRRLQDMARELDAVIVSVEYRLAPETTYQGSIEDNYAGLSWMYRNAAELGLDRSRIAVTGESAGGGHAALLAITARDRGEIPIAFQALVYPMLDDRTGGAVKLPGHIATVGWSGLENQYGWKAFLGQEPGTDKVPARAVPARTQNLAGLPPAFIQVGGVDLFVSEDIDYARRLNEAGVPTELQVIPGAYHGFDQLSADSPQARQFNRAKIEALRRAFARPAK
- a CDS encoding MarR family winged helix-turn-helix transcriptional regulator, coding for MAVPTASPLFLREAEIRRGVEMLYFGYSHLTRSIDEGLAAQGLGRAHHRSLYFVARQPDITVGELISLLAITKQSLGRVLTDLTERGLIETRPGREDRRQRLLRLTPEGTKLEAELFDALREKMTAAYSSAGQAAVGGFWAVLEGLIPADERKRVSDLGR
- a CDS encoding TonB-dependent receptor — protein: MKRFCTSVAAIAVASVLGSVPAFAQSDTGQEARAPADASSDEVVVTAQKGGAQALQEVPLAIQAFDGEELKERNISTIGDLVSSVPGAFEGFRQSNGSRFYNLRGSVTQNGDSPIGYYLDDAPFIVTNFGIAPPVRFLDIDRVEVLRGPQGTLYGQGSSGGVFIFRTRDPNLKEFDYAFEAEASQTRGADGLNYGVAGAISVPIVKDMLAVRVSGGFSRDAGWADAYYGAFDGTPDETGVNVAKNDDIRVVALFRPADNVNIRAQYWKFRPRQGFTGFTASVSPPYFQNTAGQDGFSNGDFTLYSLTATVDFDAFSITSATSQLDGVFGINIPLSPSGSFSSQFLPSMFAQELRVNSNGSGPFKWLLGASYQNGSGPQENTLTLPGLVINADNDTLTENYAFFGEVSYELFDGKLVPLVGLRQYHDDRAFADATETLPTTKDVTTWRVNLSYLPSDDLTMFISAATGFRPGIVQSRVQVQSVTGAGVPTGVTLEPESSTNYEFGVKWRSADRSLNIGLNLYQLEYTNLQTSVTGSIANVDGFANFGDAKTKGVDLELRWNTPLKGFNLGFVGNFNDSKYTRVNPIVAAAQPLLRPGARLTNTLSNNFRVDLGYNGDIANNVNLFGNLSLSHSGDRLQGNGITAPSYNVMALTLGVRHGPYELALIGNNLTDERGPTFVGTNGPLSGSGPTPRTIGLRFRVTP
- a CDS encoding LacI family DNA-binding transcriptional regulator, with the protein product MTRKIKTIYDLAELAGVSAATVSRALAGKTMVNSKTSERIRKLAEKHDFRPSALARNLRTKQRGAIGVVVPLGHDRGQHLSDPFFMTLIGYLADELSERGFDLMLSRVIPNQDNWLSRLIDADRVDGFIIVGQSDQSQVLDRIAADYLPLVAWGGFVQGQIHCSVGTDNFLGGRLATQHLIDRGCRKIAFLGNTQAIEPSLRLQGAKAAIGAHNDIVLVDAPTHFASEVSGSDIDTFLDQSAILPDGIFAASDLIALTAIQVLATRGLSVPGDVKVVGYDDLYLARTSAPPLSTVRQNLAAGAAHLVDSLMKRIAGDATGSTILNPELIVRESS